The proteins below are encoded in one region of Microbispora sp. NBC_01189:
- a CDS encoding lipase, whose product MASAVTVGLLLTGPAVQAVSKPVTVALPQPTGPREIGTVALHLRDGSRADPWIKAHDRRELMISLWYPTRRPDGHPAAPWLPPRAAEAFYRNNSLSPAAVSLPSTHGREGARVAGRGLPVVLFSPGNGADRSMNTTTVEELASWGYMVVTIDHPGDAGEVEFPNGTVTGRVLKPVPVSRLDDKAEEIKVRVADTRFVLDRLKELNKGRNPDAEGRKLPEGLRGAFDLSRVGMFGHSAGGATAAATMLEDRRVKAVLNLDGPALGKVAAKGLAKPYMLMEAEIFDKPIRGQKAFWSRLKGWRLHVKTKGAKHNSYTDLPLLYEQAAPVISLSREQLRAINGTLSAARSVAVTRAYTMAFFDLHLRRKGDLLDRRSSRFPEVQVIAR is encoded by the coding sequence GTGGCCTCTGCCGTGACGGTCGGCCTTCTGCTCACCGGGCCCGCCGTACAGGCCGTGTCAAAGCCCGTCACTGTGGCCCTGCCCCAGCCGACAGGTCCACGCGAGATCGGCACTGTCGCGCTGCACCTGCGTGACGGCTCCAGGGCCGACCCATGGATCAAGGCACATGACCGGCGTGAGCTGATGATCAGCCTGTGGTACCCCACTCGTCGTCCGGACGGCCACCCCGCCGCACCTTGGCTGCCGCCTCGCGCCGCCGAGGCCTTCTATCGCAACAACAGCCTCTCGCCTGCGGCTGTCAGCCTGCCTTCGACCCATGGCCGCGAAGGGGCCCGTGTGGCGGGCCGAGGGCTGCCCGTCGTACTGTTCTCGCCCGGCAACGGCGCCGACCGTTCCATGAACACCACCACGGTCGAAGAACTGGCCAGCTGGGGCTACATGGTGGTCACGATCGATCATCCGGGCGATGCCGGCGAGGTGGAGTTCCCCAACGGCACGGTCACCGGCCGTGTCCTGAAACCAGTCCCGGTGAGCCGGCTGGACGACAAGGCCGAAGAGATCAAGGTGCGGGTGGCTGACACGCGCTTCGTGCTGGACCGGCTCAAGGAGCTGAACAAGGGGCGGAACCCTGATGCTGAAGGCCGGAAGCTGCCGGAGGGGCTGCGTGGCGCGTTCGACCTGAGCAGGGTCGGCATGTTCGGCCATTCCGCGGGAGGCGCGACGGCCGCCGCGACAATGCTGGAGGATCGGCGGGTCAAGGCGGTTCTGAACCTGGACGGACCCGCCCTCGGCAAGGTGGCCGCCAAAGGATTGGCAAAGCCGTACATGCTCATGGAGGCCGAGATCTTCGACAAGCCCATCCGCGGGCAGAAGGCATTCTGGTCCCGGCTGAAGGGCTGGCGGCTGCACGTGAAGACCAAGGGGGCCAAGCACAATTCCTACACCGACCTGCCGCTGCTGTACGAGCAGGCGGCCCCGGTGATCAGCCTGTCTAGGGAGCAGTTGCGAGCGATAAACGGGACACTGTCGGCGGCGCGTTCCGTGGCCGTCACCCGCGCCTACACCATGGCCTTCTTCGATCTCCATCTACGGCGCAAAGGCGACCTGCTCGACAGACGTTCCTCGCGGTTTCCCGAGGTGCAGGTGATCGCCCGTTAG
- a CDS encoding lipase yields the protein MKRTLIVTALALTLAGCGSTPPQRLTVPKPTGPHPVGTVLVHLVDQSRPDPWSGSGRKRELMVSLWYPARDVEAYPVAPWMPKAAAERYLKMNDLEPGSVLLDRTDGHEGAPADTSLGRLPVVLYSPGANASRAYGTGVVEELASRGYAVVTVDHPYDAAVVEFPGGRVEAGAELTDFAKAVDVRVADVRFILDSLPSLEEKLPGRNGKPLFDLARIGMFGHSLGGAATSSAMYADPRIKAGLGLDGAVFGKVAQSGLDRPYMVVDTDGKGGMATNPTLRTFWDGLRGWRLNVTLKGAAHNSFGDDVLLIPMSAEPLGLGKEQLEEVVGTIPAERALAFQRAYPLAFFEQHLRGRPQALLRGPSAAFPEVSYRR from the coding sequence GTGAAACGTACACTCATCGTCACCGCCCTGGCCCTCACGTTGGCCGGATGCGGCTCCACCCCACCGCAGCGCCTGACGGTCCCAAAGCCGACGGGCCCGCATCCGGTGGGGACCGTCTTGGTCCATCTGGTCGACCAGTCCCGCCCGGATCCCTGGAGCGGCTCCGGCAGGAAACGGGAGCTGATGGTCAGCCTGTGGTACCCGGCCCGGGATGTGGAGGCCTACCCGGTCGCCCCTTGGATGCCGAAGGCGGCGGCCGAGCGGTACTTGAAGATGAACGACCTGGAGCCGGGCTCGGTGCTGCTGGACAGGACCGACGGTCACGAGGGCGCGCCCGCCGACACGAGCCTGGGCAGGCTGCCGGTCGTCCTGTACTCGCCGGGCGCCAACGCCTCGCGCGCGTACGGGACCGGCGTCGTCGAGGAGCTGGCCAGCCGGGGGTACGCGGTGGTCACCGTCGATCACCCCTACGACGCAGCGGTGGTGGAGTTCCCCGGCGGCCGAGTAGAGGCGGGCGCCGAGCTGACCGACTTCGCCAAGGCGGTCGACGTCCGGGTGGCCGACGTGCGCTTCATCCTGGACAGCCTGCCTTCCCTGGAGGAGAAGCTGCCCGGCCGTAACGGGAAGCCGCTCTTCGACCTCGCGCGGATCGGAATGTTCGGGCATTCGCTCGGCGGCGCGGCCACCTCCTCCGCCATGTACGCCGACCCGCGGATCAAGGCCGGGCTCGGCCTGGATGGCGCCGTCTTCGGCAAGGTCGCGCAGTCCGGCCTCGACCGGCCGTACATGGTGGTCGACACCGATGGGAAGGGCGGTATGGCGACCAATCCGACGCTGCGCACCTTCTGGGACGGATTGCGGGGTTGGCGGCTCAACGTGACGCTCAAGGGGGCGGCGCACAACTCCTTCGGCGACGACGTCCTGCTCATCCCCATGTCGGCCGAGCCGCTGGGACTGGGAAAGGAGCAGCTCGAGGAGGTCGTCGGCACGATCCCGGCCGAGCGGGCGCTGGCCTTCCAGCGTGCCTACCCGCTGGCCTTCTTCGAGCAGCACTTGCGCGGCCGTCCGCAGGCGTTGCTGCGGGGCCCGTCAGCCGCCTTCCCTGAGGTCTCCTACCGCCGCTGA